Proteins encoded in a region of the Stieleria neptunia genome:
- a CDS encoding PSD1 and planctomycete cytochrome C domain-containing protein — MIRCFLLLFCLLAPQALPAEEIDFEEQILPILEERCLYCHGEDEQESGLRLDLRARMLRGGDSGLSAVVPGKPEKSYLIEVINHVDEDMAMPPDDDKLPDEEIDLLTRWIKAGAVVPGQMDDVVNEEIDHWAFKPVVRPDIPQRGVSFQLATPPQRGGSQLATPPQRGGSQLATPPTPIDSFLLKQLAEQGLSYSPPADPRSLIRRVSIVLTGIAPTPEQTNEFIEASAIDAQQAYTELVDRLLQSPHFGERWAQHWLDVIRWAETNGSEANLYRKNAWIYRDYVVRAFNEDKPYNVFVQEQIAGDSMGAGEATGFLVAGPHVPAATVGREPSAIRQARADRMDEIMQTVGASVMGVTIGCARCHNHKFDPITIQDYYSMTGVFQDVEFGSRHPEFAPDHPRRQRGEEIWKQIAKQRAVLRPIGGWEEDWGAFREMHFKPVTTQAIRVRFKMGNVGLDELEVFGPDNYGENLAHKRRGTKVSGFPEDGTEGRNPIRRVNDGEYGTMAWRAKKDKGSDQQPYVQFDFEQPEKISRLRLSSNREYFYDTDYLDKKPYLPRYEYDVDVLQSDGTWQPWVGTWFVNTQLDKEHPERKAALREIQNQIETLAEEGPRPSFVGRFVRPEVTRVLLRGSPENPRDEVDPAGPAIFDGDLGLTQQAPGPKRRAEFAKWISSEENPLTARVMVNRLWHHVFGSGIVPTTSDFGKAGAAPTHPELLDWLAAEFVHPTVSGNEAWSVKSMIRQMVMSAAFRQASEPRSEGIAKDAGSALLWRFPPKRVEAEVIRDSILQASGALDRTIGGRSYRIHNEKKTYAQWEVVKNYGPETWRRMLYQERMRRVDDQMFTAFDFPDCGQVRAKRPVSTTPLQALNLMNSDFVIHQSERIAERAEKESDGELKSSIIRCFELLLSRQPDADELDSCLDLARQTSLSLVCRTLLNTNEFAFLP, encoded by the coding sequence ATGATTCGATGTTTTCTGCTCCTGTTTTGCCTGTTGGCACCGCAAGCGTTGCCTGCCGAAGAGATCGATTTCGAGGAACAGATCCTGCCGATTCTCGAAGAGCGTTGTTTGTATTGCCACGGCGAAGACGAGCAAGAATCGGGGCTGCGATTAGATCTTCGTGCCCGCATGCTCCGTGGTGGCGATTCAGGCTTGTCGGCTGTCGTGCCCGGCAAGCCCGAAAAGAGCTACCTGATCGAAGTCATCAATCATGTCGATGAAGACATGGCGATGCCGCCAGACGATGACAAGTTGCCCGATGAAGAGATTGATTTGTTGACGCGTTGGATCAAAGCGGGCGCCGTCGTACCGGGACAAATGGACGATGTGGTCAACGAAGAAATCGATCACTGGGCATTCAAACCCGTCGTCCGACCCGACATTCCCCAACGTGGCGTAAGCTTCCAGCTTGCGACTCCGCCACAACGTGGCGGCAGCCAGCTTGCGACTCCGCCACAACGTGGCGGCAGCCAGCTTGCGACTCCGCCTACCCCCATCGACTCCTTCCTACTGAAACAACTCGCCGAACAGGGACTTTCGTATTCGCCACCGGCCGATCCCCGGTCACTGATCCGACGCGTCTCGATCGTGCTGACCGGGATCGCCCCAACGCCGGAACAGACGAACGAATTCATCGAGGCGTCCGCAATCGATGCCCAGCAGGCGTATACAGAGTTGGTCGATCGGCTGCTGCAATCGCCGCATTTCGGTGAGCGTTGGGCCCAGCATTGGCTGGACGTGATTCGATGGGCGGAGACAAATGGATCAGAAGCCAATTTGTATCGGAAGAACGCGTGGATCTATCGCGATTACGTGGTCCGAGCGTTCAATGAAGACAAGCCGTACAACGTGTTCGTGCAAGAACAAATCGCCGGCGATTCGATGGGCGCCGGCGAGGCGACCGGATTTCTGGTCGCCGGACCGCACGTGCCCGCGGCGACGGTGGGACGCGAGCCGTCGGCGATTCGCCAAGCCCGCGCCGATCGGATGGACGAGATCATGCAAACCGTCGGTGCCTCGGTGATGGGCGTCACGATTGGATGCGCGCGGTGTCACAACCACAAGTTTGATCCGATCACGATCCAGGATTACTACTCGATGACCGGCGTGTTTCAAGACGTCGAATTCGGCAGTCGTCATCCCGAATTCGCCCCCGATCACCCCCGCCGCCAACGCGGCGAAGAGATTTGGAAACAGATCGCCAAACAACGCGCGGTGTTGCGGCCGATCGGCGGTTGGGAAGAGGATTGGGGGGCGTTTCGTGAAATGCACTTCAAACCCGTCACGACCCAAGCAATCCGTGTCCGATTCAAAATGGGAAACGTCGGCTTGGACGAATTGGAAGTGTTCGGCCCCGACAACTATGGCGAAAACCTCGCCCACAAACGCCGCGGCACCAAGGTTTCTGGATTCCCCGAAGACGGAACCGAAGGTCGTAATCCGATTCGCCGCGTCAACGACGGCGAATACGGCACGATGGCTTGGCGGGCAAAGAAGGACAAGGGTTCCGACCAACAGCCCTACGTTCAATTCGATTTTGAACAGCCCGAAAAGATCAGTCGGCTTCGGCTGAGCAGCAATCGTGAGTATTTCTACGACACCGATTATCTGGACAAGAAACCATACCTGCCGCGATACGAATACGACGTCGATGTGCTCCAGAGTGACGGGACCTGGCAGCCTTGGGTTGGGACCTGGTTCGTCAACACTCAATTGGACAAGGAACATCCCGAACGCAAAGCGGCGCTTCGGGAGATCCAAAATCAAATCGAAACCTTGGCCGAAGAGGGGCCGCGGCCGAGTTTTGTCGGCCGATTCGTCCGCCCCGAAGTGACCCGCGTGCTGCTTCGTGGCAGCCCGGAGAACCCGCGTGACGAAGTCGACCCGGCGGGCCCGGCCATTTTTGATGGCGACTTGGGGCTCACACAGCAAGCACCCGGCCCCAAGCGTCGGGCCGAGTTCGCCAAATGGATCAGCAGCGAAGAAAACCCGTTGACCGCACGCGTGATGGTCAACCGTCTGTGGCACCACGTGTTCGGCAGTGGCATCGTGCCGACGACCAGCGATTTCGGAAAAGCGGGCGCCGCGCCGACGCATCCGGAACTGCTGGATTGGTTGGCTGCGGAGTTTGTTCACCCGACGGTCTCGGGCAACGAAGCGTGGTCCGTCAAATCGATGATCCGCCAGATGGTGATGTCGGCGGCGTTCCGACAGGCAAGTGAGCCGCGGTCGGAGGGGATCGCCAAGGATGCCGGGTCGGCGCTGTTGTGGCGTTTTCCGCCCAAACGCGTCGAGGCGGAGGTGATTCGCGATTCGATCCTGCAGGCCTCGGGGGCATTGGACCGGACCATCGGCGGTCGCAGCTATCGGATTCACAACGAGAAAAAAACCTACGCCCAGTGGGAAGTCGTCAAGAATTACGGGCCGGAAACTTGGCGCCGCATGCTCTATCAAGAACGCATGCGTCGTGTCGACGACCAGATGTTCACGGCGTTTGACTTTCCCGACTGCGGTCAGGTGCGTGCCAAGCGTCCCGTCTCGACGACTCCGTTGCAGGCGTTGAACTTGATGAACAGCGACTTCGTGATCCACCAATCCGAGCGGATTGCCGAGCGAGCGGAAAAGGAATCCGATGGAGAATTGAAGTCGTCGATCATCCGCTGCTTTGAATTGTTGTTGTCACGTCAGCCCGATGCCGACGAACTGGATTCCTGTTTGGACCTCGCCCGACAAACGAGTCTGTCGCTCGTCTGCCGAACCCTGTTGAACACGAACGAATTTGCGTTTTTGCCATGA
- a CDS encoding sulfatase, with protein MIKPLLTLACVLGLACTCSAADKPNVLFIAIDDLRPELGCYGSEIAVSPNLDALAKDGLLFNRAYCQQAICRPSRASLMTGARPETTGLFHNYVSLRELQPDIVTLPQHFIAHGYETAYCGKIFHQGDTDEENSWSRSPVKWIKGIEKPVGGYALAENNKIKSDNMKEMLAKYGEAARRGLGSGPAYENADVPDTAYGDGYNTRLAIETMKQMAKADKPFFLGLGFKKPHLNWTAPKRYWDLYDPDKIPMATHSDAPEGGAAMGLHASFELRTRAGIPKIGPLGPELSRTLKHAYLACVSYVDAQVGLMVRALEDAGVRDNTIIIVWGDHGWHLGDMGVWGKATNYEIATRVPLMIWTPGMKSRGKPTDALVELVDMYPTLCELAGLPIPDHVEGHSFVPLLDDPDRAWKTAAFSQYPNPALREWAANPLSQGMRETWFGPLIREVEGRIIEQMGDTWDRELFEQHLMGYTMRTDRYRLVVWRDHRNPQADPVFVELFDHQSDPGETKNIASQNPNVVAALTRQLDAGWKAAL; from the coding sequence ATGATCAAACCCCTTCTCACCCTCGCCTGCGTACTGGGTCTGGCTTGCACGTGCTCCGCGGCGGACAAACCGAACGTCCTGTTCATCGCCATCGACGATCTGCGTCCGGAACTGGGATGTTACGGGTCCGAGATCGCGGTGTCGCCCAACCTGGATGCGCTGGCCAAAGACGGTTTGCTGTTCAATCGGGCCTATTGCCAACAGGCGATCTGTCGGCCTTCGCGGGCGAGCCTGATGACCGGTGCTCGACCGGAGACGACCGGGTTGTTTCACAACTACGTCTCGTTGCGTGAGCTGCAGCCCGACATCGTCACGTTGCCCCAGCACTTCATCGCACACGGCTATGAAACCGCCTACTGTGGAAAAATCTTTCATCAGGGCGATACCGACGAAGAAAACTCTTGGAGTCGAAGCCCGGTCAAATGGATCAAGGGGATCGAAAAGCCGGTCGGTGGCTATGCGTTGGCGGAAAACAACAAGATCAAAAGTGACAACATGAAGGAGATGTTGGCCAAGTACGGCGAGGCCGCACGCCGTGGTTTGGGCAGCGGACCGGCGTACGAGAACGCCGACGTCCCCGATACCGCCTACGGTGACGGCTACAACACCCGGCTGGCGATCGAGACGATGAAGCAGATGGCCAAGGCGGACAAGCCGTTCTTCCTGGGGCTCGGGTTCAAAAAACCCCACCTGAACTGGACCGCGCCCAAACGATACTGGGACCTGTACGATCCCGACAAAATCCCAATGGCAACCCACAGTGATGCGCCCGAGGGCGGTGCCGCGATGGGGCTTCACGCGTCATTCGAATTGCGAACCCGTGCGGGGATCCCCAAGATCGGTCCATTGGGTCCCGAGCTGTCGCGAACACTCAAGCACGCGTATTTGGCATGCGTCAGTTACGTCGACGCCCAAGTCGGATTGATGGTCCGTGCCCTGGAAGATGCCGGGGTTCGCGACAACACCATCATCATCGTGTGGGGCGACCACGGTTGGCATCTCGGCGACATGGGCGTCTGGGGCAAAGCGACCAACTACGAAATTGCGACCCGCGTGCCGTTGATGATTTGGACGCCGGGCATGAAGTCGCGAGGCAAACCGACCGATGCGTTGGTCGAGTTAGTTGACATGTATCCGACCCTTTGCGAATTGGCCGGGTTGCCGATCCCCGATCATGTCGAAGGCCACAGTTTTGTCCCGTTGTTGGACGATCCCGACCGGGCCTGGAAAACAGCTGCGTTCAGTCAGTATCCCAACCCGGCGCTCCGCGAGTGGGCCGCCAACCCGCTGTCGCAAGGGATGCGTGAGACGTGGTTCGGGCCGTTGATCCGAGAAGTCGAAGGCCGGATCATCGAGCAGATGGGTGACACGTGGGACCGCGAGCTGTTCGAACAACATTTGATGGGGTACACGATGCGGACCGACCGCTATCGGTTGGTCGTTTGGCGCGATCATCGCAATCCCCAAGCCGATCCCGTCTTCGTCGAGTTGTTCGATCACCAGAGCGACCCCGGCGAAACCAAAAATATTGCCAGCCAAAACCCTAACGTCGTCGCCGCGCTGACCCGACAACTCGACGCCGGTTGGAAAGCCGCGTTGTAG
- a CDS encoding sulfatase-like hydrolase/transferase: protein MQHTCYRIALSVGMLATFAALGHAGDQDRPNIVVILCDDLGYADVGFNGAKDITTPQLDQLAAAGTIFTSAYVTHPFCGPSRMGLMSGRYPHSFGAPFNLPNSGQGFEDYNRQGIDPNETLISTVLQDAGYYTGAIGKWHMGYEHPFHPNQRGFDEFYGFLGGGHQYFPDRYRPIYERQIRAGKTTINDYIAPLEHNGKTVDETEYITDGLSREAVRFVQSAGDRDQPFFLYLAYNAPHSPLEAKVEDLARFAGIKDKKRQTYAAMVYAVDRGVGQLVQTLKNSGQFDDTLIVFLSDNGGKIGLGANNGPLREGKGSTHEGGYRVPMFFHWPGKVPAGDRYHHPVSALDFYPTFARLAKAEIPATKTLNGKDIWDDLLAGRSARQGEMIFALRHRSGYSDVGARRDAWKICRTAQTPWKLFHLDDDLGETHDLSAAYPEKVAAMVAEAERWSRDHTTPRWFDDEEAEQRWLETGMPNYNATFEVK, encoded by the coding sequence ATGCAACACACCTGTTACAGAATCGCGTTATCCGTCGGGATGCTCGCCACGTTCGCGGCGCTGGGCCATGCCGGGGATCAAGACCGCCCGAACATCGTCGTGATCCTGTGCGACGACCTGGGCTACGCCGACGTGGGCTTCAACGGCGCCAAAGACATCACGACGCCCCAGTTGGATCAGCTGGCCGCGGCCGGTACGATTTTTACATCGGCCTATGTCACGCACCCCTTCTGTGGTCCCAGTCGGATGGGGTTGATGTCGGGCCGCTATCCGCATTCGTTCGGGGCGCCGTTCAACCTGCCCAACAGCGGCCAAGGTTTCGAAGACTACAACCGCCAAGGGATTGATCCGAACGAAACCCTGATCAGCACGGTGTTGCAGGACGCGGGGTATTACACCGGCGCGATCGGTAAATGGCACATGGGTTACGAGCACCCGTTCCATCCCAACCAACGCGGGTTCGATGAGTTTTACGGGTTTCTCGGCGGCGGCCATCAGTACTTTCCGGATCGATACCGGCCGATTTACGAGCGCCAGATTCGGGCCGGCAAGACAACGATCAATGACTACATCGCCCCGCTGGAACACAACGGAAAAACGGTCGATGAAACGGAATACATCACCGATGGGCTGTCGCGCGAGGCGGTGCGTTTTGTCCAATCGGCGGGCGACCGAGACCAACCGTTTTTTCTGTACCTGGCCTACAACGCGCCACACAGTCCACTCGAAGCAAAGGTCGAGGATTTAGCGCGTTTCGCCGGCATCAAGGACAAGAAACGGCAAACCTACGCCGCGATGGTTTACGCCGTCGACCGCGGTGTCGGTCAATTGGTCCAAACGCTCAAGAATTCCGGTCAGTTCGATGACACGTTGATCGTCTTTCTAAGTGACAACGGCGGGAAAATAGGCCTGGGCGCGAACAATGGACCACTTCGCGAAGGCAAGGGCAGTACGCACGAGGGCGGTTATCGCGTTCCAATGTTCTTCCATTGGCCCGGAAAAGTCCCTGCCGGGGATCGCTATCACCACCCCGTTTCCGCACTCGATTTCTACCCGACGTTCGCACGCTTGGCCAAGGCGGAAATCCCGGCGACCAAGACGTTGAACGGCAAGGATATCTGGGACGATTTGCTGGCCGGTCGTAGCGCACGCCAAGGTGAGATGATTTTCGCACTCCGCCATCGTAGCGGTTACAGTGACGTGGGGGCCCGACGCGACGCCTGGAAGATTTGTCGAACGGCGCAAACGCCCTGGAAACTGTTTCATTTGGACGATGATCTCGGAGAAACGCACGATCTGAGTGCCGCGTATCCCGAGAAGGTTGCTGCGATGGTGGCCGAAGCCGAACGCTGGAGTCGCGATCACACCACGCCTCGGTGGTTCGACGATGAGGAGGCGGAACAGCGGTGGCTTGAAACGGGAATGCCGAATTACAACGCCACCTTTGAAGTGAAATGA
- a CDS encoding LamG-like jellyroll fold domain-containing protein: protein MDDTIRNLIFQAIDQTISADDFDVLQDAIERREDVRAEYLRAINLCESLGEIATESGGDLHGNLHGDLHGGPPKRNDSPASVLDDASGWTWQRLAIAAAVLVLVSGVAYWFGRSNDAEVPQWVDVNQDLLNEPEEALIAGHATLRSAVDLRWSNDSLAFREGDVLPNGVLQFDEGIAEIDFFCGATLIVEGPAALDVESDWSVRVVKGRLRASVPPAARGFVVKAADSEIIDLGTEFAVEVGADEARVEVIDGEVELRGGRHDGDHLVTGEREWLKGSQSRPDAFKGLSTLSDLQRRREDAQTRQFEQWEIYSRQLRTDDRLIAYYPIAESAIDRFVPNRAATGRELDGILVGPVTRGQGRFGAVSTGLEFDRPGSRVRTRIDGEFNAFTFACWVRIDSLEHRYNSLFMGDGYENGEPHWQLHEDGRLMFSVMVDDTPGSGLGSAEDSRLHRIYYTEPIWDVSKSGKWLHIAAVYDPVARQVNQFVNGEPISSEPITDQFHVQTLRIGTAEIGNWGQPLRNSPWFAVRNLNGAIDELAIFDAALSREEIQSLYEQGKPLGY from the coding sequence ATGGACGACACGATTCGAAACCTGATTTTCCAAGCCATCGACCAAACGATTTCGGCTGACGATTTCGACGTGCTGCAGGACGCGATCGAGCGGCGTGAAGACGTTCGAGCGGAGTATTTGCGGGCGATCAATCTGTGTGAATCACTCGGCGAGATCGCGACCGAGTCCGGCGGCGACCTGCACGGCAATCTGCACGGCGATCTGCACGGCGGGCCACCCAAACGAAACGATTCGCCCGCCAGTGTGCTCGATGACGCTTCGGGGTGGACGTGGCAACGGTTGGCGATCGCGGCGGCCGTTTTGGTGCTGGTCAGCGGCGTCGCCTATTGGTTCGGACGGAGCAACGATGCGGAGGTTCCCCAATGGGTCGACGTCAATCAAGACCTGTTGAACGAACCCGAGGAGGCGTTGATTGCCGGGCATGCGACGTTGCGGAGTGCCGTGGATTTGCGCTGGTCAAACGACTCGCTTGCGTTCCGCGAAGGTGATGTGTTGCCCAACGGTGTCTTGCAGTTCGACGAGGGCATCGCGGAAATCGACTTCTTTTGCGGTGCGACGTTGATCGTGGAAGGGCCCGCGGCGCTGGATGTCGAATCGGATTGGTCGGTTCGGGTGGTCAAGGGGCGGTTGCGGGCCAGTGTTCCGCCGGCGGCGCGTGGCTTTGTCGTCAAGGCGGCCGATTCGGAGATCATCGACTTGGGAACCGAATTTGCCGTGGAAGTCGGCGCGGACGAAGCGCGTGTCGAGGTGATCGACGGCGAAGTCGAATTGCGCGGGGGGCGGCACGATGGCGATCATCTGGTCACCGGTGAGCGAGAATGGTTGAAGGGATCGCAGTCTCGCCCGGACGCGTTCAAGGGACTCAGTACGCTCAGTGACTTGCAGCGGCGACGTGAAGACGCCCAGACGCGGCAGTTTGAACAATGGGAAATCTACTCGCGGCAGTTGAGGACCGATGATCGGTTGATCGCATATTACCCGATCGCCGAATCCGCCATCGATCGCTTCGTCCCCAATCGCGCCGCGACCGGACGCGAACTCGATGGCATTCTGGTCGGTCCGGTCACGCGCGGCCAAGGGCGATTCGGGGCCGTATCGACAGGGTTGGAATTCGACCGTCCGGGATCGCGGGTGCGGACCCGGATCGATGGCGAGTTCAACGCGTTCACGTTCGCCTGCTGGGTCCGAATTGATAGTTTGGAACATCGTTACAACTCGCTGTTCATGGGCGACGGCTATGAGAACGGCGAACCGCATTGGCAACTTCACGAAGACGGTCGGCTGATGTTTTCAGTGATGGTCGACGACACGCCCGGGTCGGGACTTGGCTCTGCAGAAGATTCCCGGTTGCACCGGATTTACTACACCGAGCCGATTTGGGATGTGTCCAAGAGCGGCAAGTGGCTGCACATTGCCGCGGTCTATGACCCGGTCGCTCGACAAGTCAACCAGTTCGTCAACGGTGAACCGATCAGCAGTGAACCGATCACGGATCAGTTTCATGTCCAAACGCTTCGGATCGGGACAGCTGAAATCGGAAACTGGGGACAGCCGCTGCGAAATTCACCTTGGTTCGCCGTCCGAAACTTGAACGGTGCAATCGATGAACTGGCGATTTTTGACGCCGCACTCAGCCGCGAAGAAATTCAGTCGCTGTACGAACAAGGAAAACCGCTCGGGTATTAG
- a CDS encoding sigma-70 family RNA polymerase sigma factor: MDPNAKPDFETPAGREARYGEFVSLLARHDQSIRRFVRSLLPSNQGVDDVMQETALECWKKYESFTPENAEDAVDEFIRWACVIARYKVLSWQRDSSRDRLVFRESVIERLAQDAMQDLEQRDRERQAIETCLGELDADQRRLVLSVHSPGESIAKIAEETGVKTRRLYSKVNALRKRLLDCVQGRLVEEL, from the coding sequence ATGGATCCAAACGCGAAACCTGATTTTGAGACCCCCGCAGGCCGCGAAGCTCGTTACGGCGAGTTCGTCAGTTTGCTGGCTCGGCATGACCAGTCGATTCGTCGATTCGTGCGTTCGTTGTTGCCGTCCAACCAAGGTGTCGACGACGTGATGCAGGAGACGGCGCTGGAGTGTTGGAAGAAATACGAATCCTTCACGCCCGAGAACGCCGAGGACGCGGTCGACGAATTCATTCGCTGGGCCTGCGTGATCGCCCGCTACAAAGTGCTCAGCTGGCAACGGGACAGTTCCCGGGACCGACTGGTGTTCCGCGAGAGTGTGATCGAGCGATTGGCGCAGGACGCGATGCAGGACTTGGAACAGCGCGACCGGGAGCGTCAAGCGATCGAGACGTGTCTGGGCGAATTGGACGCCGACCAACGACGGCTGGTGCTGAGCGTTCACTCGCCGGGCGAGTCGATTGCCAAAATCGCGGAAGAGACCGGCGTCAAAACACGTCGGCTGTACAGCAAAGTCAACGCGCTTCGCAAACGGCTTTTGGACTGTGTTCAGGGCCGGCTCGTCGAGGAGCTCTAA
- a CDS encoding circularly permuted type 2 ATP-grasp protein, protein MLLLPYEMDGGFDEMFAPDGRPRASGERFVRRLEALADGNLRERQKSAELNLQNMGITFNVYSHQAGTEKIWPFDLLPRIIDAEEWSMIAKGLEQRIRALNLFVDDVYNDRKIIKDKAVPESLITSSKTLRKQCVGLQPAEGVWCHITGVDLIRDADGQLYVLEDNLRCPSGVSYVLENRELMKRTFAHVFEGMSVEPIEEYPEQLLKTLLDCAPTGVSDPVAVLLTPGVHNSAYFEHSFLAQQMGIELVHGSDLIVKDGFVHMITTRGLQRVDVIYRRIDDDFLDPAHFRADSCLGVKNLMDVYRAGRVSLANAPGTGVADDKAVYAYVPDIIRYYFDEDPILPNVPTFLCDDAKQRQHVLSHLDQLVVKPTNESGGYGILMGPHASADERAECAEAIQKNPRDWIAQPMLNLSTVPTLVGDELKPRHVDLRPFVLCGKDVYVMPGGLTRVALKKGSMVVNSSQGGGSKDTWVLRNGTTVAPKFVSNTQESSSC, encoded by the coding sequence ATGCTGCTATTACCCTATGAGATGGACGGTGGATTTGATGAGATGTTCGCTCCCGACGGCAGGCCCAGGGCCAGCGGCGAACGTTTCGTCCGGCGACTCGAAGCGCTGGCCGATGGCAACCTGCGCGAGCGACAGAAATCGGCGGAATTGAACCTGCAAAACATGGGCATCACGTTCAACGTGTATAGCCATCAAGCCGGCACCGAAAAGATCTGGCCGTTTGACTTGCTGCCGCGCATCATCGACGCTGAAGAATGGTCGATGATTGCCAAGGGGCTTGAACAACGGATTCGGGCGCTCAATCTGTTTGTCGACGACGTCTACAACGATCGCAAGATCATCAAGGACAAAGCCGTCCCGGAATCCTTGATCACATCCTCCAAGACGCTTCGAAAACAGTGCGTCGGTCTTCAGCCGGCAGAAGGCGTCTGGTGTCATATCACCGGCGTCGATTTGATTCGTGACGCCGACGGTCAACTGTACGTGCTGGAAGACAATCTGCGTTGCCCGTCGGGCGTTTCGTACGTGCTCGAAAACCGCGAACTCATGAAGCGGACCTTCGCCCACGTCTTTGAGGGGATGTCGGTCGAACCGATCGAGGAGTATCCGGAGCAATTGCTGAAAACGCTGCTGGATTGTGCCCCCACGGGCGTGTCGGATCCGGTCGCGGTGTTGCTGACACCGGGTGTCCACAATTCCGCCTACTTCGAACATTCGTTCCTGGCCCAGCAGATGGGAATCGAACTCGTCCACGGTTCCGATTTGATTGTCAAAGACGGCTTTGTGCACATGATCACGACACGCGGGCTGCAGCGCGTCGATGTGATCTACCGCCGCATCGACGATGACTTCTTGGACCCCGCGCATTTCCGCGCCGATTCGTGCTTGGGGGTCAAAAACCTGATGGACGTCTATCGCGCCGGACGGGTGTCCTTGGCCAATGCACCGGGCACCGGGGTTGCCGACGACAAAGCGGTGTATGCCTATGTGCCCGACATCATCCGGTATTACTTTGACGAGGACCCGATCTTGCCGAACGTGCCGACGTTCCTGTGCGACGATGCCAAACAACGCCAACATGTCCTCTCTCACCTGGATCAGTTGGTCGTCAAACCGACAAACGAATCGGGCGGCTACGGCATCTTGATGGGACCCCACGCCTCCGCCGACGAACGGGCGGAGTGTGCCGAAGCGATCCAGAAAAACCCGCGTGACTGGATCGCACAACCGATGTTGAATCTGTCGACCGTTCCCACCCTGGTCGGCGACGAATTGAAACCCCGTCATGTCGACCTTCGACCGTTCGTGTTGTGCGGCAAAGATGTCTACGTGATGCCCGGCGGACTGACGCGTGTCGCCTTGAAGAAAGGCTCGATGGTCGTCAATTCGTCTCAGGGTGGCGGCAGCAAAGACACCTGGGTGTTGCGCAACGGCACGACGGTTGCCCCAAAGTTTGTCTCCAATACGCAGGAGTCGTCATCATGCTAA
- a CDS encoding alpha-E domain-containing protein — MLSRVAETVYWLSRYVERAENIARFIDVNYNLTLGESESLSKQWTPLLETTADQDEFVKRYDSPTRENVLQFLSFDEQNGNSMISCVARARENARTIREVISSVVWEQLNKFHLLVQAAGHSPQTLEQPQAFCEQVRLTSHLLVGAMDATMSHDEAWHFSRLGRMIERGDKTSRLLDVQYYNLLPDGGSVGSSLDVVRWSALLRSASALESYRRLRGKIVPIRVAEFLMLDRKFPRAMHFAAMRARESMRMITGSELNSYCYHSEQLLGRLCSSLDYAVIDDILQDGLHEYIDQFQRQLNTIGQEIHEDFFSVDRLNAPPQASVMT, encoded by the coding sequence ATGCTAAGTCGCGTCGCCGAAACCGTTTACTGGCTCAGCCGGTACGTCGAGCGGGCCGAAAACATCGCGCGATTCATCGACGTCAATTACAACCTGACGCTCGGCGAATCGGAATCGCTGAGCAAACAGTGGACGCCGCTCTTGGAAACCACGGCGGACCAAGACGAATTCGTCAAACGGTATGACAGCCCGACCCGTGAAAACGTGTTGCAGTTTCTGTCCTTTGACGAACAAAACGGCAATTCGATGATCAGTTGCGTCGCCAGGGCTCGCGAAAACGCACGGACCATTCGCGAAGTGATTTCCAGTGTGGTTTGGGAGCAACTCAACAAATTTCACCTGTTGGTCCAAGCCGCCGGGCATTCGCCCCAAACGCTGGAGCAACCGCAAGCGTTCTGCGAACAGGTTCGGTTGACCAGTCACTTGTTGGTCGGTGCGATGGACGCCACGATGTCTCATGACGAGGCCTGGCACTTTTCACGCTTGGGCAGAATGATCGAACGCGGTGACAAGACCTCGCGTTTGCTGGATGTCCAGTATTACAACCTGTTGCCCGATGGGGGCAGCGTCGGATCCTCGCTGGACGTCGTCCGCTGGTCGGCACTGCTGCGTTCGGCCAGTGCCCTGGAATCGTATCGCCGGTTGCGTGGGAAGATCGTCCCGATACGCGTCGCCGAATTCTTGATGCTGGATCGCAAATTCCCCAGGGCCATGCATTTCGCGGCCATGCGGGCACGCGAATCGATGCGGATGATCACCGGCAGCGAGTTGAACTCGTACTGCTATCACTCCGAACAGCTGCTCGGACGCCTCTGTTCGAGTCTCGATTACGCCGTCATCGATGACATCCTGCAGGACGGGCTGCACGAATACATCGACCAGTTCCAACGCCAACTCAATACGATCGGCCAGGAGATCCACGAAGACTTTTTCTCCGTGGACCGATTGAACGCACCGCCGCAGGCTTCGGTAATGACGTAA